The proteins below are encoded in one region of Lytechinus pictus isolate F3 Inbred chromosome 11, Lp3.0, whole genome shotgun sequence:
- the LOC129284129 gene encoding uncharacterized protein LOC129284129 isoform X2, whose product MPEPQMNDLDGFQLFLHRCRLVIRSVQRRIAEGPNRHIIHETINILRAILANVNRIGQVPRYQDAMTRVSISLNLMIRQLANIIEEEHVARHDNHLCHRVTDGRLGASRYDISMQQLQLMVGARFTVRNMSQMLYPVSPRTISRRLQTANLHLREYSAITNNDLDGRVTGYHRRYPNAGYRTMLSMLRQDGVHVQRMRLRQSLQRVDPVGVAIRWSVTIQRRRYSVSGANALWHLDGNHALIRWGLVVSGCIDGYSRLITHLDVIDNNRASSTFASFLQGTLRFGLPMRLRCDHGGENRLVARYMIIRRGTGERSVLTGRSVHNQRIERLWVDVFARCLSAYYNLFHLMEAQNVLNLDNGLHLFALHYVYLPRIQRDLTTFANAWNHHSMDSQNGRTPLQTWTMNMARNRRYRAANHGHQDIQRMFNLQNIAQIQPHYTVPSRGNIHLDNATFNILRENIDPNRASNSRGVDVYRDVLHFISNHQMH is encoded by the exons ATGCCGGAACCACAGATGAATGATCTAGATGGCTTTCAGTTGTTCCTGCATCGCTGTAGGCTTGTGATCCGCTCTGTTCAACGCCGCATTGCAGAAGGTCCGAACAGACATATTATCCACGAAACTATTAATATATTGAGAGCCATCCTTGCTAATGTGAATAGAATAGGACAGGTACCAAGATATCAAGATGCAATGACAAGAGTATCAATCAGTCTCAACTTGATGATTCGACAACTTGCAAATATAATCGAAGAAGAGCATGTTGCTAGACACGATAATCACCTTTGTCATCGTGTTACTGATGGCCGTCTAGGAGCATCACGATATGATATTTCAATGCAACAGCTACAACTAATGGTTGGGGCTAGGTTTACAGTGCGAAATATGTCTCAGATGTTATATCCTGTTTCCCCTCGTACCATCTCACGGCGTCTTCAAACAGCAAACTTACATTTGAGGGAGTATTCAGCCATCACCAATAATGATTTAGATGGAAGAGTAACCGGCTACCATCGCCGTTATCCAAATGCTGGATACCGGACGATGTTATCGATGTTACGCCAAGATGGTGTACATGTCCAAAGAATGCGTCTTCGACAATCACTTCAGAGAGTTGATCCCGTTGGTGTGGCTATTCGTTGGAGTGTAACTATCCAACGACGTAGATATTCTGTTTCAGGGGCAAATGCTTTATGGCATTTGGATGGAAATCATGCACTGATTCG ATGGGGTCTTGTCGTGAGCGGTTGCATAGATGGATACAGCCGCCTTATAACCCATCTTGACGTGATAGACAATAATAGAGCTTCCTCGACATTCGCATCTTTTCTGCAAGGAACGTTAAGATTTGGTCTCCCAATGCGTTTGCGTTGTGACCATGGGGGTGAAAATCGATTAGTCGCTCGTTACATGATAATCAGAAGAGGGACTGGAGAAAGATCGGTTCTGACTGGAAGATCGGTGCATAACCAGCGAATTGAGAGGCTTTGGGTGGACGTATTTGCGCGATGCTTGAGTGCGTATTACAACCTTTTCCATCTAATGGAGGCCCAAAATGTTCTTAATCTCGATAATGGATTACATCTATTTGCTCTCCATTATGTGTACCTTCCCCGTATTCAAAGGGATCTGACCACCTTCGCCAATGCTTGGAATCACCACAGTATGGATAGTCAAAACGGTCGAACACCATTACAAACATGGACAATGAACATGGCCAGGAATCGCAGATATCGTGCTGCGAATCATGGCCATCAGGATATCCAGCGCATGTTTAACCTTCAAAATATCGCCCAAATACAGCCACACTATACAGTGCCGTCTCGAGGAAATATACACTTGGACAATGCCACATTTAACATATTAAGAGAAAATATTGATCCAAATAGAGCAAGCAACTCTAGAGGAGTAGATGTGTATAGAGATGtacttcatttcatatcaaatcaCCAGATGcattaa
- the LOC129284129 gene encoding uncharacterized protein LOC129284129 isoform X1, translating into MELKFVFIFALVLWIAPSYPMPEPQMNDLDGFQLFLHRCRLVIRSVQRRIAEGPNRHIIHETINILRAILANVNRIGQVPRYQDAMTRVSISLNLMIRQLANIIEEEHVARHDNHLCHRVTDGRLGASRYDISMQQLQLMVGARFTVRNMSQMLYPVSPRTISRRLQTANLHLREYSAITNNDLDGRVTGYHRRYPNAGYRTMLSMLRQDGVHVQRMRLRQSLQRVDPVGVAIRWSVTIQRRRYSVSGANALWHLDGNHALIRWGLVVSGCIDGYSRLITHLDVIDNNRASSTFASFLQGTLRFGLPMRLRCDHGGENRLVARYMIIRRGTGERSVLTGRSVHNQRIERLWVDVFARCLSAYYNLFHLMEAQNVLNLDNGLHLFALHYVYLPRIQRDLTTFANAWNHHSMDSQNGRTPLQTWTMNMARNRRYRAANHGHQDIQRMFNLQNIAQIQPHYTVPSRGNIHLDNATFNILRENIDPNRASNSRGVDVYRDVLHFISNHQMH; encoded by the exons ATGGAgttaaaatttgttttcatctttGCTTTG GTTCTTTGGATTGCACCATCATATCCGATGCCGGAACCACAGATGAATGATCTAGATGGCTTTCAGTTGTTCCTGCATCGCTGTAGGCTTGTGATCCGCTCTGTTCAACGCCGCATTGCAGAAGGTCCGAACAGACATATTATCCACGAAACTATTAATATATTGAGAGCCATCCTTGCTAATGTGAATAGAATAGGACAGGTACCAAGATATCAAGATGCAATGACAAGAGTATCAATCAGTCTCAACTTGATGATTCGACAACTTGCAAATATAATCGAAGAAGAGCATGTTGCTAGACACGATAATCACCTTTGTCATCGTGTTACTGATGGCCGTCTAGGAGCATCACGATATGATATTTCAATGCAACAGCTACAACTAATGGTTGGGGCTAGGTTTACAGTGCGAAATATGTCTCAGATGTTATATCCTGTTTCCCCTCGTACCATCTCACGGCGTCTTCAAACAGCAAACTTACATTTGAGGGAGTATTCAGCCATCACCAATAATGATTTAGATGGAAGAGTAACCGGCTACCATCGCCGTTATCCAAATGCTGGATACCGGACGATGTTATCGATGTTACGCCAAGATGGTGTACATGTCCAAAGAATGCGTCTTCGACAATCACTTCAGAGAGTTGATCCCGTTGGTGTGGCTATTCGTTGGAGTGTAACTATCCAACGACGTAGATATTCTGTTTCAGGGGCAAATGCTTTATGGCATTTGGATGGAAATCATGCACTGATTCG ATGGGGTCTTGTCGTGAGCGGTTGCATAGATGGATACAGCCGCCTTATAACCCATCTTGACGTGATAGACAATAATAGAGCTTCCTCGACATTCGCATCTTTTCTGCAAGGAACGTTAAGATTTGGTCTCCCAATGCGTTTGCGTTGTGACCATGGGGGTGAAAATCGATTAGTCGCTCGTTACATGATAATCAGAAGAGGGACTGGAGAAAGATCGGTTCTGACTGGAAGATCGGTGCATAACCAGCGAATTGAGAGGCTTTGGGTGGACGTATTTGCGCGATGCTTGAGTGCGTATTACAACCTTTTCCATCTAATGGAGGCCCAAAATGTTCTTAATCTCGATAATGGATTACATCTATTTGCTCTCCATTATGTGTACCTTCCCCGTATTCAAAGGGATCTGACCACCTTCGCCAATGCTTGGAATCACCACAGTATGGATAGTCAAAACGGTCGAACACCATTACAAACATGGACAATGAACATGGCCAGGAATCGCAGATATCGTGCTGCGAATCATGGCCATCAGGATATCCAGCGCATGTTTAACCTTCAAAATATCGCCCAAATACAGCCACACTATACAGTGCCGTCTCGAGGAAATATACACTTGGACAATGCCACATTTAACATATTAAGAGAAAATATTGATCCAAATAGAGCAAGCAACTCTAGAGGAGTAGATGTGTATAGAGATGtacttcatttcatatcaaatcaCCAGATGcattaa